The genomic region CACCGGATCCTCGACGACGTCGTCGGGAGCGAGGAGAGGTACGCGGTGCTCGCCGCCACCGACGTGCTGGCCCTCGGCGTGCTGCAAGCGGCCCGCGAGCGCGGCGTCGACGTCCCTGCCCGGCTGGGCGTCGTCGGCTTCGACGACGTCGAGGAGGCCGAGACCGCCGGGCTGACCACCGTCGCGCAGAACCTGTTCGCCCAGGGCCAGGAGTGCGCGCGCCGCGCCTCCGGCCTCGTCACCGGCCCGACCCGCCGGCACCCCACCCGACTCGTCGTACGCAGGAGCACCTCGTGACCCTCTCCACCCTCGGCCTGCTCGCCGGTGCGCTCACCACCGGCGCGTGGCTGCCCCAGCTGGCCCGCACCTGGCGGCGCGGGTCGGCCGAGGACATCTCGTGGCCCTACCTGGCGGCGTTCGGCTCCGGCGTGGTCGGCTGGCTGGTCTACGGCCTGCTGTCGGCCGACACCGCCATCTGCGTCGCCAACGGCGTCACGCTCGCCCTGCTGGTGGGGCTGGTGCTGCTCAAGAGCGGGGCGCTCGGGGGCGTCCGGTCCCCGCTGCGCGCGTCCCGCCCCGACTGACCCACGACGTCGTGGACTCCCCTGACCC from Motilibacter peucedani harbors:
- a CDS encoding SemiSWEET family sugar transporter — encoded protein: MTLSTLGLLAGALTTGAWLPQLARTWRRGSAEDISWPYLAAFGSGVVGWLVYGLLSADTAICVANGVTLALLVGLVLLKSGALGGVRSPLRASRPD